Proteins co-encoded in one Podarcis muralis chromosome 12, rPodMur119.hap1.1, whole genome shotgun sequence genomic window:
- the HIGD1A gene encoding HIG1 domain family member 1A, mitochondrial yields MASGSENPLPSYETDDSQTSKLIRKSRESPFVPIGISGFAAVVAYGLYKLKHRGDTKMSVHLIHMRVAAQGFVVGAMTCGVIYSMYQEYWVKPKP; encoded by the exons ATGGCGTCCGGTTCAGAAAATCCTCTCCCTAGCTATGAGACGGACGACAGCCAAACCTCAAAGCTGATCAGAAAGTCCCGGGAGTCTCCGTTTGTCCCAATTG GCATTTCGGGTTTTGCAGCTGTGGTGGCCTATGGGCTGTACAAGCTGAAGCACAGAGGGGACACCAAAATGTCCGTCCACCTGATTCATATGCGTGTCGCAGCGCAGGGATTCGTTGTGGGGGCCATGACCTGCG gcgTCATTTATTCCATGTATCAAGAATACTGGGTGAAGCCCAAGCCCTAG